The following proteins are encoded in a genomic region of Mycolicibacterium rutilum:
- the rpsS gene encoding 30S ribosomal protein S19 has product MPRSLKKGPFVDDHLLKKVDAQNEKNTKQVIKTWSRRSTIIPDFIGHTFAVHDGRKHVPVFVSESMVGHKLGEFAPTRTFKGHIKDDRKAKRR; this is encoded by the coding sequence ATGCCACGCAGCCTCAAGAAGGGTCCGTTCGTCGACGACCATCTGCTCAAGAAGGTCGACGCGCAGAACGAGAAGAACACCAAGCAGGTCATCAAGACCTGGTCGCGTCGTTCGACCATCATCCCCGACTTCATCGGTCACACCTTCGCCGTCCACGACGGTCGCAAGCACGTGCCGGTGTTCGTCTCGGAGTCGATGGTCGGCCACAAGCTGGGTGAGTTCGCTCCCACCCGCACGTTCAAGGGTCACATCAAGGATGACCGGAAGGCGAAGCGGCGATGA
- the rplB gene encoding 50S ribosomal protein L2, whose translation MAIRKYKPTTPGRRGASVSDFAEITRDHPEKSLVRPLHGKGGRNAHGRITTRHKGGGHKRAYRVIDFRRNDKDGVNAKVAHIEYDPNRTANIALLHYLDGEKRYIIAPQGLKQGDIVESGANADIKPGNNLPLRNIPAGTLIHAVELRPGGGAKMARSAGASIQLLGKEGTYASLRMPSGEIRRVDVRCRATVGEVGNAEQANINWGKAGRMRWKGKRPTVRGVVMNPVDHPHGGGEGKTSGGRHPVSPWGKPEGRTRKPNKASDKLIVRRRRTGKKR comes from the coding sequence ATGGCAATTCGCAAGTACAAGCCGACGACCCCCGGTCGTCGCGGTGCCAGCGTCTCCGATTTCGCTGAGATCACCCGCGACCACCCGGAGAAGTCGCTGGTTCGTCCGCTGCACGGTAAGGGTGGGCGAAATGCCCACGGCCGCATCACCACCCGCCACAAGGGTGGCGGGCACAAGCGCGCCTACCGCGTCATCGACTTCCGTCGCAACGACAAGGACGGCGTCAACGCCAAGGTCGCGCACATCGAGTACGACCCGAACCGCACCGCGAACATCGCGCTGCTGCACTACCTGGACGGCGAGAAGCGCTACATCATCGCGCCGCAGGGTCTCAAGCAGGGCGACATCGTGGAGTCCGGCGCCAACGCCGACATCAAGCCCGGCAACAACCTGCCGCTGCGCAACATCCCCGCGGGCACGCTGATCCACGCGGTGGAACTGCGTCCCGGTGGTGGCGCGAAGATGGCCCGGTCGGCGGGTGCCAGCATCCAGCTGCTGGGCAAGGAAGGCACCTACGCCTCGCTGCGTATGCCCTCTGGTGAGATCCGCCGCGTCGACGTGCGCTGCCGCGCCACGGTCGGCGAGGTCGGCAACGCCGAGCAGGCCAACATCAACTGGGGCAAGGCCGGTCGTATGCGGTGGAAGGGCAAGCGCCCCACCGTCCGTGGTGTCGTGATGAACCCGGTCGACCACCCGCACGGCGGTGGTGAGGGTAAGACCTCCGGTGGCCGCCATCCGGTCAGCCCGTGGGGCAAGCCCGAGGGCCGCACCCGCAAGCCCAACAAAGCGAGCGACAAGCTCATCGTCCGTCGCCGGCGCACCGGCAAGAAGCGCTAG
- the rplW gene encoding 50S ribosomal protein L23, with product MATVTDPRDIILAPVISEKSYGLIEDNVYTFVVHPDSNKTQIKIAIEKIFNVKVDSVNTANRQGKRKRTRSGYGQRKSTKRAIVTLAAGSKPIDLFGAPA from the coding sequence ATGGCAACCGTCACTGACCCCCGCGACATCATCCTGGCTCCGGTCATCTCGGAGAAGTCGTACGGGTTGATCGAGGACAACGTGTACACGTTCGTCGTGCACCCGGACTCGAACAAGACGCAGATCAAGATCGCGATCGAGAAGATCTTCAACGTGAAGGTCGACTCGGTGAACACCGCGAATCGGCAGGGCAAGCGCAAGCGCACCCGCAGCGGGTACGGACAGCGCAAGAGCACGAAGCGCGCCATCGTCACGCTGGCCGCGGGCAGCAAGCCCATCGACCTGTTCGGAGCGCCGGCCTAG
- the rplD gene encoding 50S ribosomal protein L4, whose product MALKVDVRTPAGTKDGSVQLPAELFDVEANIALMHQVVTAQLAAARQGTHSTKTRGEVSGGGKKPYRQKGTGRARQGSTRAPQFTGGGTVHGPKPRDYSERTPKKMIRAALRGALSDRARNDRIHAITEIVEGQTPSTKSAKAFLATLTDRRKVLVVIGRTDEVGAKSVRNLPGVHVISPDQLNTYDVLNADDVVFSVEALNAYIAANTANTNEEVSA is encoded by the coding sequence ATGGCTCTCAAAGTTGATGTCCGCACCCCGGCGGGAACGAAGGACGGCTCCGTTCAGCTGCCCGCCGAGCTGTTCGACGTCGAGGCGAACATCGCGCTGATGCACCAGGTGGTGACGGCGCAGCTGGCCGCGGCGCGGCAGGGCACGCACTCCACCAAGACCCGCGGTGAGGTCTCCGGCGGCGGCAAGAAGCCGTACCGGCAGAAGGGCACCGGCCGGGCCCGTCAGGGTTCGACCCGGGCGCCGCAGTTCACCGGCGGTGGCACCGTGCACGGTCCCAAGCCGCGCGACTACAGCGAGCGCACCCCGAAGAAGATGATCCGTGCCGCCCTGCGCGGTGCGCTGTCGGACCGGGCGCGCAACGACCGCATCCACGCGATCACCGAGATAGTCGAGGGCCAGACCCCGTCGACCAAGAGCGCTAAGGCGTTCCTGGCGACGCTGACCGATCGCCGCAAGGTGCTCGTCGTCATCGGCCGCACCGACGAGGTCGGCGCGAAGAGCGTGCGCAACCTGCCCGGTGTGCACGTGATCTCGCCGGACCAGCTCAACACCTACGACGTGCTCAACGCCGACGACGTGGTGTTCAGCGTGGAGGCCTTGAACGCCTACATCGCGGCCAACACCGCGAACACCAACGAGGAGGTGTCGGCCTGA
- the rplC gene encoding 50S ribosomal protein L3 — translation MARKGILGTKLGMTQVFDENNRIVPVTVVKAGPNVVTRIRTPERDGYSAVQLAYGEISPRKVNKPVTGQFSAAGVNPRRHLAELRLDDEAAAAEYEIGQELTAEIFADGTFVDVTGTSKGKGFAGTMKRHGFRGQGASHGAQAVHRRPGSIGGCATPGRVFKGTRMSGRMGNDRVTTQNLVVHKVDAENGVLLIKGAIPGRNGGLVMVRSATKRGEK, via the coding sequence ATGGCTAGGAAAGGCATTCTGGGCACCAAGCTGGGCATGACGCAGGTGTTCGACGAGAACAACCGCATCGTGCCGGTGACGGTCGTCAAGGCCGGCCCCAACGTCGTCACGCGCATCCGTACGCCGGAGCGCGACGGCTACAGCGCTGTGCAGCTGGCCTACGGCGAGATCAGCCCGCGCAAGGTCAACAAGCCTGTCACGGGCCAGTTTTCGGCCGCCGGGGTCAACCCGCGCCGGCATCTGGCCGAGCTTCGGCTCGACGATGAGGCAGCGGCCGCCGAATACGAGATCGGCCAGGAGCTGACCGCCGAGATCTTCGCCGACGGCACCTTCGTCGACGTGACCGGCACCAGCAAGGGCAAGGGTTTCGCCGGCACGATGAAGCGCCACGGGTTCCGCGGCCAGGGCGCCAGCCACGGCGCGCAGGCCGTGCACCGTCGCCCCGGCTCCATCGGTGGCTGCGCCACCCCGGGCCGCGTGTTCAAGGGCACCCGCATGTCGGGCCGCATGGGCAACGACCGGGTGACGACGCAGAACCTGGTGGTGCACAAGGTCGATGCCGAGAACGGCGTGCTCTTGATCAAGGGCGCGATCCCCGGCCGCAACGGCGGGCTCGTGATGGTCCGCAGCGCAACCAAGCGAGGCGAAAAGTAA
- the rpsJ gene encoding 30S ribosomal protein S10 → MAGQKIRIRLKAYDHEAIDASARKIVETVTRTGASVVGPVPLPTEKNVYCVIRSPHKYKDSREHFEMRTHKRLIDILDPTPKTVDALMRIDLPASVDVNIQ, encoded by the coding sequence GTGGCGGGACAGAAGATCCGCATCAGGCTCAAGGCCTACGACCACGAGGCGATCGACGCCTCGGCGCGCAAGATCGTGGAAACGGTCACCAGAACCGGCGCCAGCGTGGTCGGCCCTGTGCCGCTGCCGACCGAGAAGAACGTGTACTGCGTCATCCGGTCCCCGCACAAGTACAAGGACTCGAGGGAGCACTTCGAGATGCGTACTCACAAGCGGCTGATCGACATCCTCGACCCGACGCCGAAGACCGTTGACGCGCTCATGCGTATCGATCTGCCGGCCAGCGTCGACGTCAACATCCAGTAG
- a CDS encoding hotdog fold domain-containing protein: MVAPTSTYRAWQRLASLPGGTWAFSAAAIARVPYFASIAPHVVRMEPGFAEVTVPKWFLVHNHLHTVHAIASCNAAEMAMGMLMEATVPASHRWIPKAMSVEYLDKATTSLRAQARLAAPDFAAITEGVDVTVPVSVVDRAGTEVVHADITCWVTPR, encoded by the coding sequence ATGGTCGCGCCTACCTCTACCTACCGCGCGTGGCAGCGCCTCGCGAGCCTGCCCGGCGGCACCTGGGCTTTTTCGGCCGCGGCGATCGCGCGGGTGCCCTATTTCGCCTCGATCGCCCCGCACGTCGTCCGGATGGAACCCGGATTCGCCGAGGTCACCGTGCCGAAGTGGTTCTTGGTACACAACCACCTGCACACAGTGCATGCGATCGCGTCGTGCAACGCCGCCGAGATGGCGATGGGCATGCTGATGGAGGCGACGGTGCCGGCCAGCCACCGCTGGATCCCCAAGGCCATGAGCGTGGAATACCTCGACAAGGCCACCACGTCGCTGCGCGCGCAGGCCCGCCTGGCGGCGCCGGACTTCGCGGCGATCACCGAGGGCGTCGACGTCACGGTGCCCGTCAGTGTCGTGGACCGGGCCGGCACCGAGGTGGTGCACGCCGACATCACCTGCTGGGTGACACCGCGCTAG
- a CDS encoding nuclear transport factor 2 family protein, whose translation MPTPDAHRFADDWVRAWNAHDVEAVLAHFHDDVLFTSPVAARVLPETGGVVRGKDALRRYWTTALQGLPDLHFEVVDVYRGESTLVIHYRNQRGDLVNEVLIFDADGQVREGHGTYCPSAVSPSR comes from the coding sequence ATGCCGACTCCCGACGCCCACCGGTTCGCCGACGACTGGGTGCGTGCCTGGAACGCGCACGACGTCGAGGCCGTGCTCGCGCATTTCCACGACGACGTGCTGTTCACCTCACCGGTCGCGGCGCGGGTACTGCCGGAGACCGGGGGAGTGGTGCGGGGCAAGGACGCGCTGCGCCGCTACTGGACGACCGCGCTGCAGGGGCTGCCAGACCTGCACTTCGAGGTCGTCGACGTCTACCGCGGCGAGTCGACGCTGGTGATCCACTACCGCAACCAGCGCGGCGACCTGGTCAACGAGGTGCTGATCTTCGACGCCGACGGGCAGGTCCGCGAAGGCCATGGCACCTACTGTCCTAGCGCGGTGTCACCCAGCAGGTGA
- a CDS encoding carboxylesterase/lipase family protein codes for MLRRTVRRCRRAAAALTVLAVLLSGCGRGQTGTDGDSIDVPVDPAIAHVTGGAVRGTVSIFNRYFAGIPYAGPPVGPLRWQPPAPLADWTGFRDATRPGPRCTQDTSADVDPGPTSEDCLTLNVWTPPPSEARKPVMVWFHGGSFLNGSGDIYDSRRLTSRGIVVVTVNYRLGALGFLADPGLGPESGNFGLADQQAALRWVRDNIAAFGGDPDRVTIAGESAGGMAVCDHLVAPGSADLFDAAIIQSGLCHAQYDLPAAERASQEYAAELGCGDARTLLQCMRALPADRLRKPLLYGRFGTERLSGPVTGTAVLPQDPLTAMREGRAARVPVMINTTADEFNLFAALQFLRGRALDAAAYPGLLAEAFGPAAAAVAAQYPPESYGGNVALAYSAAVTAADFACVADRMADALADGPVYASEFGDRAAPAPEPLREAPFPIGAAHSLELRYLFDVGGAPPPDPAQQRLAEEMIDYWARFVSDGSPGAGWPQVGERREWLWLQPGGNRVITDFAQKHKCAFWAGLSR; via the coding sequence GTGCTGAGGCGAACGGTCCGGCGCTGCCGGCGGGCGGCCGCGGCGCTCACGGTACTCGCGGTCCTGCTCAGCGGCTGTGGCCGCGGGCAGACCGGCACCGACGGGGACTCCATCGACGTACCCGTCGACCCCGCCATCGCCCATGTCACCGGTGGCGCGGTGCGCGGGACGGTCTCGATCTTCAACCGCTACTTCGCCGGAATCCCTTACGCCGGACCACCGGTGGGTCCGCTGCGCTGGCAACCGCCCGCGCCGCTCGCCGACTGGACGGGGTTTCGCGACGCGACGCGGCCGGGACCGCGCTGCACCCAGGACACCAGTGCCGATGTCGATCCCGGTCCGACCAGTGAGGACTGCCTGACCCTCAACGTCTGGACGCCGCCGCCGTCAGAGGCGCGCAAGCCGGTGATGGTGTGGTTCCACGGCGGCAGCTTCCTCAACGGCAGCGGCGACATCTACGACTCGCGCCGCCTGACCAGCCGCGGCATCGTCGTCGTCACCGTCAACTACCGCCTCGGCGCGCTCGGCTTCCTCGCCGACCCCGGACTCGGGCCGGAATCGGGCAACTTCGGGCTGGCCGACCAGCAGGCCGCGCTGCGCTGGGTGCGCGACAACATCGCCGCATTCGGCGGCGATCCCGACCGGGTCACCATCGCCGGGGAGTCGGCGGGCGGCATGGCGGTGTGTGATCACCTCGTGGCGCCGGGGTCGGCGGACCTCTTCGATGCGGCGATCATCCAGAGCGGGCTGTGCCACGCCCAGTACGACCTGCCCGCGGCGGAACGCGCCAGTCAGGAGTACGCGGCCGAGCTCGGCTGTGGCGACGCGCGCACCCTGCTGCAGTGCATGCGTGCGCTGCCCGCCGACAGGTTGCGAAAGCCGTTGCTGTACGGGCGCTTCGGCACAGAGCGGCTGAGCGGACCGGTGACCGGCACCGCGGTGCTGCCGCAGGACCCGCTCACCGCGATGCGCGAGGGCCGCGCCGCCCGGGTGCCGGTGATGATCAACACCACCGCCGACGAGTTCAACCTGTTCGCAGCGCTGCAGTTCCTGCGCGGGAGGGCGCTGGACGCGGCGGCGTACCCGGGTCTGCTCGCCGAGGCGTTCGGGCCCGCTGCCGCCGCGGTGGCGGCGCAGTATCCGCCGGAGAGCTACGGCGGCAACGTGGCGCTGGCGTACTCCGCGGCGGTCACCGCGGCCGACTTCGCCTGCGTGGCCGACCGGATGGCCGACGCCCTCGCCGACGGACCCGTCTACGCGTCGGAGTTCGGCGACCGCGCCGCCCCGGCCCCGGAACCGTTGCGCGAGGCCCCTTTTCCGATCGGCGCCGCGCACTCGCTGGAGTTGCGGTACCTCTTCGACGTCGGCGGCGCGCCCCCGCCGGACCCGGCGCAGCAGCGGCTGGCCGAGGAGATGATCGACTACTGGGCGCGCTTCGTCTCGGACGGTTCACCCGGCGCGGGCTGGCCGCAGGTCGGTGAGCGTCGCGAATGGCTGTGGCTGCAGCCCGGCGGCAACCGGGTGATCACCGACTTCGCGCAGAAACACAAATGCGCGTTCTGGGCCGGTCTGTCACGCTGA
- a CDS encoding IS630 family transposase translates to MPTPHAAEIVLTDAERVELEGWARRRRSAGDLAMRSRIVLAAADGGSNTELSQRLGLAITTVRRWRNRFAVDRLDGLLDEPRPGRPRVVGDERIKDLITTTLETTPPNATHWSTRSMAEHLGLSQSMVSRVWRAFGLTPHKQDSWKLSKDPQFVDKVRDVVGLYLDPPERAVVLCVDEKTQIQALNRTQPVFPMLPGTPARASHDYVRHGTSTLYAALDLATGKVIGSLHARHRAREFLAFLKKIDAEVPDDLDCHVVLDNVSTHKTPAVKRWLTNHPRFVLHFTPTSSSWLNLVERWFAELTTKKLRRGTHTSVRQLNTDIRAWIDTWNDNPRPYVWTKTADQILTSIGNYCTRINDSGH, encoded by the coding sequence ATGCCGACTCCCCATGCCGCCGAGATCGTGTTGACCGATGCTGAGCGAGTAGAGTTGGAGGGTTGGGCGCGGCGACGCCGCAGCGCCGGGGACTTGGCGATGCGCTCACGAATTGTGTTGGCCGCAGCTGATGGCGGTTCCAATACCGAGCTATCGCAACGACTCGGACTTGCGATCACCACGGTGCGGCGGTGGCGTAACCGGTTTGCCGTCGATCGTCTCGACGGTCTGCTCGACGAACCGCGCCCGGGACGGCCACGAGTAGTTGGCGACGAGCGGATCAAGGACCTGATCACCACGACGCTGGAGACCACTCCACCTAATGCCACCCACTGGTCGACGCGATCGATGGCCGAGCACCTGGGATTGAGTCAGTCGATGGTGTCGCGAGTGTGGCGGGCGTTCGGATTGACTCCGCACAAACAGGATTCGTGGAAGTTGTCCAAGGATCCTCAGTTCGTGGACAAGGTGCGCGACGTGGTCGGACTCTACCTCGATCCTCCCGAACGAGCCGTCGTGCTGTGCGTCGACGAGAAGACCCAGATCCAGGCCCTGAACCGGACTCAACCCGTGTTTCCCATGCTGCCGGGGACGCCGGCGCGGGCCAGCCACGACTACGTGCGCCACGGCACATCGACCCTGTACGCCGCTCTTGATCTGGCCACCGGCAAGGTCATCGGCTCACTACACGCGCGTCACCGCGCCCGCGAGTTCCTGGCATTCCTGAAGAAAATCGACGCCGAGGTACCTGACGATCTGGACTGCCATGTCGTACTCGACAACGTCTCAACGCACAAGACACCCGCGGTAAAGCGCTGGCTGACAAACCATCCCAGATTCGTCTTGCACTTCACGCCCACCAGTTCATCTTGGCTGAACTTGGTCGAGCGCTGGTTCGCCGAGTTGACCACCAAGAAACTACGTCGCGGCACTCACACATCAGTGCGCCAGCTCAACACCGACATCCGCGCATGGATCGACACCTGGAACGACAACCCACGCCCCTACGTCTGGACCAAAACCGCCGATCAAATCCTCACCAGCATCGGCAACTACTGCACCAGAATTAATGACTCAGGACACTAG
- a CDS encoding TetR/AcrR family transcriptional regulator, translating to MSGPSSDPRPARSRARLLEAATTLLRTGGPNAVTIDAVTRTANVARATLYRHFSSANDLMAAAFMGLLSPAPMPPAEGSLRDRLIAVVEGWAESIAEVPAMLTAMTWMASGPDVGPYPDVREADSDAVGTLRSRIVQLYSVPFDAILDSPQAAEELDETDRIQTIALLIGPLILGKLSTVADFDYRACAEAAVDGFLATHARKPSEITSASTEPAGA from the coding sequence ATGAGCGGCCCGAGTAGCGATCCGCGGCCCGCCCGGTCCCGGGCGCGCCTGCTCGAAGCGGCCACGACGCTGCTGCGGACCGGCGGGCCGAACGCGGTGACCATCGACGCCGTCACCCGCACCGCGAACGTCGCGCGGGCCACGCTGTACCGCCACTTCTCCAGTGCCAACGACCTGATGGCCGCGGCGTTCATGGGGCTGCTCAGCCCCGCGCCGATGCCGCCCGCCGAAGGCAGCCTGCGCGACCGGCTGATCGCGGTGGTCGAGGGCTGGGCGGAGTCGATCGCCGAGGTGCCCGCGATGCTCACCGCGATGACCTGGATGGCGTCCGGACCGGATGTCGGCCCTTATCCCGATGTGCGGGAGGCGGATTCGGATGCCGTCGGCACGCTGCGGTCCCGGATCGTGCAGCTGTACTCGGTGCCGTTCGATGCGATCCTCGACAGCCCGCAGGCGGCCGAGGAGCTCGACGAGACCGATCGCATCCAGACCATCGCGTTGCTCATCGGCCCACTGATCCTCGGCAAGCTCTCGACCGTGGCCGACTTCGACTACCGCGCGTGCGCGGAAGCCGCCGTCGACGGCTTCCTGGCCACGCACGCGCGCAAGCCGAGCGAAATCACCTCAGCGAGTACCGAACCGGCAGGTGCTTGA